From the genome of Terriglobales bacterium:
CTTTCAGATTCAATCGCATTCATTAACCTTTCGGTCGGTGGGGGGCCGACTGTCAGGTCAAAGTACGGGGGCATCTACTCTGGTTATATCCGGTGAGAGTAGTAGATGGGCTAGAGAAAGGCCCTTAGAACAATCGGGGAATTGTGGGTTAATGGCCTTAGCAGGCAGCCAGGAACTGCCATTTGGCAGGCCGTCGCCGACTACGGGTTTGCGACGGAAGCATGAGTAGCGCGGTCATTTTCATCGCCTCAGCAAATACATCAGCACTGCCCCAAGCGCCATCGAAAGCGCAATCACAAGCCACAACTTGTTGCTGCTCTCAAAACGAGGCTGGGCTGACGGTGTAACTGCAAGGTCGCCGACCGAAGAGGCCGTGGAGCGGGAAATGGGCGTGGCTGACGATTTAGTGGTTACGTTGACTCTGATCTGAGCTCCGCCGAGTTTTAATTCGGTGCTCCGCACTTTGTTAGGGTCGTGGAGCATTTCTCCAACCATCTCAGTCAGCTTATCGGAGTGAAGCATTTCGCCAACGAGCCCAGTGAATTTGTCATTCAGCTTCTGCTGAAGTTCTTCCCGCGTGGCTCCCTCGATGGTCTCAGCAGGTCCTTCCTCCGCTCGGGCAGTGAATCCACCCCCGGGCTTTGGCTCAATTCGGTATCGAAACTTCGTTATTGCGTCTTTGGTTTCCATATTTCCCATCCGGTGCACTAGTTTGAGTGACGAGGCCGCAAGGCCGCGAGTTACGAAGGTGGAGGACCAAAGGGATCTTTTGAGGTCAATGGAAGCTCGGGTCTCTAAGCGGCTCAGCGGGTAGTTTCGTTAGTTCGCGACCTTCACGTATCATCGCCTGCCATGACCAAGCTAATTGCAGTGATTCTTCTGATTGCCTGTGCGGCGGTCACACAGCAAACTCATAATCAATACGAGCCGCCGAACACGCCGGGCGCCGGGCAGAAGCTGCTCGCGCAATTCGCGGGCGAGTGGGATGTCGTCAAAACCTTCTTCCCAGCTAATGGAAAGCCGATCATTACGAAGGGAACATGCAAACAGTACATGATTCAGCAAGGCAAGTTTCTGCAGTCCGATTTCACGTTTTTCAACGCTGACGGAACGAAGAGCACAGGAACCGGAATCTCCGGCTTCGATTCAAAAACAAATCGGTTCACCACAGTCTGGTACGACTCGCGACAAACGACCATGTCTATTCGTCAGAGTGACGGCACGTTCGATGGTAAGAACATCGTGTTGTGGGCTACAGCGCTCGATCCAGATGATCCGGGGCGCAAGACGGTCGCGCGTGCGCACCTTGAGGAAGATGGTCGTCTTCTTCTGCATCGTCATTTCCTCATCGACGACAAAGGAAACGAGCGAATGATGATAGAGCTTCGCATGACGCGGAAGTAATCTATAGACAACGAAACCTGCGGAGCCGTAGCGCCTGCGAACGAGGTCTCTCGCATCCGGTCCCAGCGTTTCCGACGATACATGGTCCCGCAACGGCAAACGTCTTCCATAGCAAGATGCAGCCGATTGCAACTCTCCTGCGATCCCCTCAAACGCCCGCAGTGAATTAACTCCATAAATCGTTCTATTGCCGTTCGTTACGTTTTGAACAACCTGGGGAATTGCGGTGTGCAGATTGCTACACCACAGAATGCTGTAGGGCCGTGCCACGTCTGCCGGTAATCCGCCCGTGGCACCGGTCACCGGCGTTCGATACTCCACTAAGTTCGGGGAACCATGCTCAAAAAGCTGTTGCTGATAATTTCGTTCATCGCTTTCTTAGCCGGTCAGGCGTTTAGTTCATGTACGGCACCGCAGAATGCGATTGAAGCTGAAAATTGCAATCCCGGCTCAAACAACTGGATTGTGAACAGCATCGATTCAACGATTCAGGGTTTTGCGACTGATATCAGCTACAACGTTGGGCAGTCGGTAAATTTCAAGATCAACACGAGCGCGAGCAACTATCAGATAACTATTTTCCGCATGGGGTACTACCAGGGAAGTGGTGCCCGGCAGATCGCGACCGTTACGCCTTCTGCGAAGCTGCCACAAAGCCAGCCGGCTTGCCTTACCGATTCGGCCACGGGCCTCGTGGATTGCGGAAACTGGGCAGTATCAGCCTCGTGGACGATTCCAAGCAATGCAGTATCTGGCATTTATTTCGCCGATATCGTTCGCGGTGATACCGGCGGAGCCAATCAAATTTTCTTCATTGTCCGCGACGATAGCAGTCACTCGGACGTTTTGTTCCAAACATCGGACGAGAGCTGGGAGGCCTACAACGGCTACGGTGGGCACAGCTTTTATGGACCGACAACAGGTTTTGATCTGACTAACCGCGGTTATAAAGTCAGCTACAACCGGCCATTTGCATGGATAGAGAATCAAACGCAGCCGTTCTATGCGGAATACCCGATGGTGCGCTGGCTTGAGGAAAATGGTTACAACGTTAGTTATTTCAGTAGTGTGGATGCTGCACGGAGCGGCGCGCTCATACAGAACCACAAGCTATATCTCTCCGTCGGACACGACGAATACGTTTCGGGTCCGAAAAGGACAAGTGTAGAGGCTGCTCGCGATGCCGGCGTTAATCTTGCGTTCTTCAGCGGGAATGAGTTCTTTTGGAAGACGCGTTGGGAAAACAGTATCGATGGCACCGGCACTCCGTATCGGACCCTGGTCTGCTACAAGGAAACTCTTGGAGCAACTTCTAACCCTCCGGCCACTACTGCTGTTGACCCGCAAGACCCGCCAACTTGGACAGGCACCTGGCGGGATCCCGTCAAGAGCCCGCCAGCCGATGGCGGCCGACCGGAAAACGCCTTGACGGGTCAACTATTCCGAGTCAATGGCCCGGGCAATGACAACACTAATCTGTCGATAAAAGTTCCCTCCGCAATGGGAAAGTTTCGCTTTTGGCGTAATACTCCCAATGTTGCGACGCAAGCTGCCGGAGCGACTTGGACTCTGCCCGGTGGCACTCTCGGTTATGAATGGGATGCTGAGGAGGATAACGGCGCGCGCCCGGCTGGCCTCTTCGACCTCTCAAGCGCAACCTACAACCTCACAACTGATTATCTGCAGGACGCCGGTGGACTCTACGGAACGGGAACGGCGACGCACAAGCTCTCACTTTATCGAGCTCCGAGCGGTGCACTGGTGTTTGGCGCCGGCACAGTGCAATGGTCTTTTGGCCTGGATTCTTCCAGCGGCGGGACCGCGGACGTAAACATGCAGCAGGCAACAGTCAATCTGTTTGCTGACATGGGCGTCCAGCCGGCGACCCTGCAGGCCGGATTACATCCTGCAACCCAATCGACTGACACTACGCCGCCTGTATCTACGATTACCGCTCCAGCGAACGGCACATCTGTTCAAGCTGGAACGACGATCGCCGTTACCGGAACCGCCAGCGACGTTGGAGGCTTGGTTGCCGGGGTCGAAATCTCGGTCGACAATGGAGCAACTTGGCATCCGGTGACCGGAACCACAAGTTGGTCTTATACGTGGGTTGCAAATACGGGAGGGACGTTCACTCTTTTAAGCCGTGCGGTGGATGACAGCGCCAATTTGGAAACGCCGTCCGGCGGACCATCGGTAAATATCGTAGGTGTTGCTTCCGTAACTGCAAGTCCGAGCACTTTATCTGGAGGAGCTTCGTCGCAAGGAACCGTCACTCTAAGCGCCCCAGCCGGAACTGGTGGTACCAGCGTGACGCTAACATCGAGCGTACCATCAGTTGCTGCAATACCTGGTTCAGTTGTAGTTCCAGCAGGAAGCACGACCGCGACTTTTCCCATCACAACAGTTCCTGTCGGTGTCTCCACAAGCGTTGTCATTTCTGCGAAATTCGCAAGCACTGCCACAACGACACTTACAGTTAACGCGGTCTTTCCACCTGCGCCGGGAGTTGTCGATATCGATGCGGTAGTCTCGGCGCATCAAGGGACCTCCTCTTCGACAATCACGAGCGGGGCGTTTTCTACCGCTGCGCCAAATGAGCTGGTGTTGGCGCTCATATCCAGCGATGCGCTTCAGCAAAACATCACGGTCTCGGGAATTACGGGAGGTGGTCTCAGTTGGACGATGGTCCAGCGCGCGAACGGCCAGAATGGCACAGCCGAAGTCTGGCGAGCGTTGGCGCCGAGCGTGTTGACGAAGGTTACTGCAACCGCGACCTTCTCGCAGTCGTCTCCCAGTGCTGATATCACAATCATGACGTTTGCTGGGGTAGATACGAGCGGCACGAATGGCTCAGGCGCGATTGGTAATTCCGCCTCCGCGAGCGCTGCGAGCGGGGCGCCAACGGCTTCACTCACCACGACTCGAAACAATTCCTGGGTAATTGGGGTAGGCGCGGATAATGCGAACGCGATTGCGAGGACTGTCGGTCCCAACCAAGTGTTGATCGATTCCTATCTCAGTCCCTTGGGAGATACATTCTGGTCCCAGAGGCAGTCGGCCCTCGTGTCGAGTTCGGGCTCGACGGTCACGATCAATGACACAGCTCCGACTGGTGACAGTTATAACCTGGCCATCGTTGAAGTCAGGCCGCCGTTGGTCGGACAGTTCAGCATTTCAGGAAATCTATCCGCCAACGGTGCCGGCGCAACCGTCACGCTCAGCGGAGCAATGTCGCAGACAACCACCGCGGATGCTGCAGGGAACTATTCTTTTGTATCCCTTGTAAGTGGATCGTACACGGTCACGCCAAGCAAGGCTGGATTCGCCTTTAGCCCTGCCAGTCAATCAGCCACCATCACAAGTTCAAATATCTCGAACCTCAACTTCACGGCATCGCAAGCGGTCTCAATTTCTGGAACTATTAGTCCCGCAAGTGCTGGCAGCGGCGCTACCATAACACTTAGTGGGGCTGCCTCTGGCACTGTAACGGCCGACGCGTCGGGTAACTATTCGTTCAACACGACCGGAAACGGAACCTATACCATCACACCCAGCAAGAATGGCTTTGACTTTACCCCGTCATCGCGGACCGTCACCGTGGCCGGCGCAAACATTAGCGGAGTGAACTTCACGGCACAGGCAGTTATTACTACAAGCTTGGCAATTGATGTGAAGACCTCTAAGGACGGAACCACCGCAAGCTCCTCAATCAGCTCATCTGCGTTCTCTACCAGTTCGCCAAATGAGCTGTTGCTGGCGTTCATTTCAACCGATTACCTCGGTGGCGCAAATACAACCGTCAGCGATGTGGCTGGGGGCGGACTAACCTGGAGTTTGGTCGCGAGGGCGAATACTGAGAGTGGGGACGCCGAAGTTTGGCGTGCTTTTACTCCTGCGCCGCTGACCAATACTACTGTTACAGCAACTTTGTCTCGAAGCGTTGTCAGCTCCATCACCATCATCACCTTCACGGGTGTTGATCTGACGGGTACGAATGGTTCCGGAGCTATTGGCGCAACTGCGAGTAAGGGTGCCACGAATGGTGCTCCGAGCCTCTCGGTGGTTACTACTCGCAACAATTCGTGGGTGTTCGGTGTAGGTAACGATTTCGACAACGCAATAGCGAGAACGCCGTCTTCAGGACAGACCGTTGTCCACCAGGATCTCACCTCGGCAGGTGATACCTATTGGGTGCAGATGCAGAACGCCACCACTCCTTTGAGTGGCACTACAGTAGCAATTAGCGACAGTGCCCCAACGTCTGATCGGTGGAACTTAGCCGTTGTAGAGGTTCTCCCCTCACTTGGTCCGTACAGCATTTCCGGTACTTTAACTCCTGCGCTCAGTGGAGTTACCATCGCGCTTAGCGGATCTGTAAATGCGACCGCAATACCAGATGGATCCGGAAATTATACTTTTTCGGGACTTCCTAACGGGTCATACACAGTGACTCCTTCGAAAGCAGGATTTAACTTTAGCCCTGCCTCCCAGAACGTGATCGTTAATGGCGCAAGTGTAACCGCGATCAACTTCACGGCAACGGCACAGACCTTCAGCATTTCCGGCACTGTGTCTGCGATTGGCGCAAATGCAACCGTGGCTCTCGGTGGTTCGGGCACCGCATCAACCACCGCAGACGCTTCCGGCAATTACTCCTTTACAGGGCTGTCAAACGGAACGTACACGGTTACTCCGTCGAAATCCGGAGTTGTATTCAATCCGACTAGCCAGAATGCGACAGTAAACGGTAGCAATGTTTCCGGACTGAACTTCACGGCGGCACAAACGTTCAGCATTTCCGGCAATCTGTCCACGACCGGCGCGAATGCCTCGGTGGCTCTCAGTGGTTCGGGCACGGCCTCTACGACAGCGGACGCTTCCGGCAACTACTCATTTACAGGATTGTTAAACGGAACGTACACGGTTACACCATCCAAGTCTGGAGTGACATTCAATCCGACAAGTCAGAATGCGACGGTCAATGGCAGCAATGTTTCTGGGCTGAACTTCACAGCGGCACAAACCTTCGGTATCTCCGGCAATCTGTCGGCGACTGGCGCGAATGCAACAGTCGCTCTCAGCGGTTCGGCAACTGGGTCTACGACGGCGGATGCCTCCGGGAACTACACATTTACAGGATTGTTAAACGGAACATACACAGTTACTCCGTCGAAGTCCGGGGTGATATTTAATCCGACAAGCCAGAATGCGACGGTGAATGGCAGCAATGTTTCGGGAGTGAACTTCACCGCAACCGGACAAACATTCAGCATTTCCGGCAATCTGTCTGCAACCGGTGCGAACGCTACGGTGGCTCTCAGCGGTTCGGCAACCAGCTCTACCACCGCGGATGCCTCCGGAAACTACACGTTTACCGGACTGACAAATGGAACGTACACAATTACACCGTCGAAGTCTGGAGTGATATTCAATCCAACAAGTCAGAATGCGACGGTGAATGGTAGCAATGTTTCGGGAGTAAACTTTACCGCCACGGCGCAGACGTTCAGCATTTCCGGTAATCTGTCCACGACCGGCGCGAATGCCTCGGTGGCTCTCACTGGTTCGGCCACCGCCTCTACGACAGCGGATGCGTCCGGGAACTACACGTTTACGGGACTCTCAAACGGAACATACACGCTGACTCCGTCGAAGTCTGGAGCGACATTTAGTCCAACGAGCCAGAATGCGACGGTGAACGGTAGCAATGTTTCTGGAGTGAACTTCACGGCGGTATCGTCGATCGCGGGCTTGGCGATCGACGCCAACAGCTCCAAAGACGGAACCACGGCCAGCACCACAATCGCAACGCCAGCTTTTTCCACTGTTTCTGGCAATGAGCTCCTGCTGGCTTTCATTGCCACCGATTACCTGAGCGGCGCCAACACAACTGTTTCCAGCATTTCGGGCGGGGGACTTACATGGAATCTGGTGAAGCGCACGAATGTACAGAGCGGTGACGCGGAGATCTGGGCGGCGTTTGCTCCTTCAGCGCTGACAAATGTTACCGTAACTGCCACTGTGTCGCAGAAGGTGGTCTGTTCCATTACTGTCACGAGCTTTACCGGTGTGGACACCACCATCGGCACAACTCTTCCCAATGCCGTTGGAGCTACCGGAACTGCAAATGCCAGAACAGGAGCTCCTTCTGCTGCTCTGGTGACTACACGTAACAACTCTTGGGTGTTTGGCGTGGGTAATGATTACGACAATGCCGTCGCACGCAGCGCCGGCACAGGCCAGACGGTCGTGCATCAATTCCTGACTCCAACCGGTGACACATACTGGGTTCAGATGCAGAACGCGACTACGCCTCTGAGTGGCACTTCTGTAAGCATCAATGACGTCGCACCGACGGGTGATCGCTACAACCTCACTACAGTCGAGATACGTACTCCGTAGGATTGGCGAAATCCACCGCCAACCTATCGCTATCTCCGCTGAGTGGCAAAGGGTGTTGCCGTGTATGCAATATTTTGCACATTCAAAGGCGGAGCAAGCGAGGTAGTGCGGCGTAAGTGCCTTCGAATGAATGTGCTGCAGGTGGTCTCAAAACTGCAACCACATAAGCTGCCGACGCCCGTTCATCGTTACATGTTCTAGCCACTTGGAACAGATCCCGACAACAGAATGGATTCGGAACAGCACAGCGGACATAAAGATAGACCTCGCGTGAAAACGGATAGCTCTCATCCCGAGTCAGCGCTCCCTGAGCAGTTCCGCGCTTATTTCGGCAGTGCTCCCGATTCTATTGACGGTTCAGTTTGGAGCGATGGACGCCTGGTGCAGATGTTCCAATCGATCGAAATGCTTCGGACGGAGCGATATGTTGCATCCGGCTGGACTGCTCCGCTCGCTAGACAGGTTTATTACTGGCTTCGACCGCTGCTCACGCGTCATTTCCGACAGTTCATTCATCGGCAAATCTTTCGTTCCAGAGTCAAGTCGAATGTCCCTGGGTGGCCAATTGATTGTTCCGTCGATCACTTATTCCGAGTAGTGATGGGATTAGTGATCGAGATAAGCGGCGAGGAGGAGGTTCCTTTCATTTGGTTTTGGCCGGAGGGGCACCCCGCAGCTGTAATGATGACGCACGATGTCGAAGGAAGCATCGGTGCTGCAGGCTGCAAAATGCTCATGGACCTCGATGATTCTTTCCGCATCCCCGCCGCGTTTCAGCTCATACCGGAAGGTCCTTATGATCCGATTGCGGAACTGGTAAATGAAATTCGTGGCCGAGGTCATGAAGTGAACCTTCACGATCTGGACCATGATGGCCGTCTTTACGGAAATGCTGCACGGTTTGCCGAGCGGGCCAAAAAAATAAGGCACTACGCCGAAGTTTATGGCACCAGAGGTTTTCGCGCCGGATCCATGCACCGCAATCAGGACTGGTTACCGGAATTGCAAGTTGAATATGACATGTCGGTTCCCACCGTGGCTCACATGGAGCCACAGGGTGGCGGATGCTGCAGTGTAATGCCTTACTTTGTAGGCAATGTTCTTGAGCTGCCGCTTACCACTATCCAGGATTACGGATTGTTCAGCATCCTGAAACAATCATCAATCGAACTTTGGAGCAAGCAGATAGAAGCCATTTTGAAACAGAATGGACTCATTAGTTTTATTGTTCACCCGGATTATGTTATTGAAACGCCGCAGCAAGAGACTTATTCCGAACTTCTCGATTACCTTGCACAGCAGATAAATGCGCATGGCCTGTGGGCCGCTCGTCCGGGCGACATCAACGAATGGTGGCGCCAACGGCGGTGCATGCAGCTGGTGCGGACTGCTTCAGGGTGGGCAATAGAAGGTGAGGGCTCTGACAGAGCCCGGATCGCCTATGCCAGCATGAGCGGTGGAGAAGTTAGCTATCGATGGGATAAATCAACGGTTGAAGCTCGACGTTGTGACGAGCTTCTGGTGTGAGCGGGATTAGAAACACTCCTGTTTGCTGTAGGAAAGATTGGGATGAAAGATATCGAAGTTATAGCCCCCTTGGGGGATCCCCGGTGGTCGGGGTTTGTCGACCTCCATCCCAAGGCTTCTATCTTCCACACCAGGGAGTGGATCGCTGCGCTCAAAAACACATATGGCTATTCGCCTTTTGCGATTGCCAGGATTTCGCAAGGCGGCGAAATACGAGCAGCAATTCCTGTTTGTGCTGTCGAAAGCTGGCTGACAGGGAAACGATTGATATCTCTTCCGTTTGCGGATCACTGTGAACCGCTTGTTGACAGTTCCTCCGAGATGCTGAACCTCGTCGCTGCACTTGAAGTTATCGGTCGAGAAGGTAAGTACAACTACGTTGAACTCCGACCGCTCAATGACTCATTTGAAGCAGAAGATAGTGGTCTGCATGTTTGTGAAAGTGCGTCTTTCTCTCACCACCTCGTCGATCTACGTCCGGACATCCAGGAACTGTTCGGACACCTTCATCCCAGCTGCGTGCGCCGCAAGATTCGCCGA
Proteins encoded in this window:
- a CDS encoding DUF1579 family protein, with the translated sequence MTKLIAVILLIACAAVTQQTHNQYEPPNTPGAGQKLLAQFAGEWDVVKTFFPANGKPIITKGTCKQYMIQQGKFLQSDFTFFNADGTKSTGTGISGFDSKTNRFTTVWYDSRQTTMSIRQSDGTFDGKNIVLWATALDPDDPGRKTVARAHLEEDGRLLLHRHFLIDDKGNERMMIELRMTRK
- a CDS encoding N,N-dimethylformamidase beta subunit family domain-containing protein; amino-acid sequence: MLKKLLLIISFIAFLAGQAFSSCTAPQNAIEAENCNPGSNNWIVNSIDSTIQGFATDISYNVGQSVNFKINTSASNYQITIFRMGYYQGSGARQIATVTPSAKLPQSQPACLTDSATGLVDCGNWAVSASWTIPSNAVSGIYFADIVRGDTGGANQIFFIVRDDSSHSDVLFQTSDESWEAYNGYGGHSFYGPTTGFDLTNRGYKVSYNRPFAWIENQTQPFYAEYPMVRWLEENGYNVSYFSSVDAARSGALIQNHKLYLSVGHDEYVSGPKRTSVEAARDAGVNLAFFSGNEFFWKTRWENSIDGTGTPYRTLVCYKETLGATSNPPATTAVDPQDPPTWTGTWRDPVKSPPADGGRPENALTGQLFRVNGPGNDNTNLSIKVPSAMGKFRFWRNTPNVATQAAGATWTLPGGTLGYEWDAEEDNGARPAGLFDLSSATYNLTTDYLQDAGGLYGTGTATHKLSLYRAPSGALVFGAGTVQWSFGLDSSSGGTADVNMQQATVNLFADMGVQPATLQAGLHPATQSTDTTPPVSTITAPANGTSVQAGTTIAVTGTASDVGGLVAGVEISVDNGATWHPVTGTTSWSYTWVANTGGTFTLLSRAVDDSANLETPSGGPSVNIVGVASVTASPSTLSGGASSQGTVTLSAPAGTGGTSVTLTSSVPSVAAIPGSVVVPAGSTTATFPITTVPVGVSTSVVISAKFASTATTTLTVNAVFPPAPGVVDIDAVVSAHQGTSSSTITSGAFSTAAPNELVLALISSDALQQNITVSGITGGGLSWTMVQRANGQNGTAEVWRALAPSVLTKVTATATFSQSSPSADITIMTFAGVDTSGTNGSGAIGNSASASAASGAPTASLTTTRNNSWVIGVGADNANAIARTVGPNQVLIDSYLSPLGDTFWSQRQSALVSSSGSTVTINDTAPTGDSYNLAIVEVRPPLVGQFSISGNLSANGAGATVTLSGAMSQTTTADAAGNYSFVSLVSGSYTVTPSKAGFAFSPASQSATITSSNISNLNFTASQAVSISGTISPASAGSGATITLSGAASGTVTADASGNYSFNTTGNGTYTITPSKNGFDFTPSSRTVTVAGANISGVNFTAQAVITTSLAIDVKTSKDGTTASSSISSSAFSTSSPNELLLAFISTDYLGGANTTVSDVAGGGLTWSLVARANTESGDAEVWRAFTPAPLTNTTVTATLSRSVVSSITIITFTGVDLTGTNGSGAIGATASKGATNGAPSLSVVTTRNNSWVFGVGNDFDNAIARTPSSGQTVVHQDLTSAGDTYWVQMQNATTPLSGTTVAISDSAPTSDRWNLAVVEVLPSLGPYSISGTLTPALSGVTIALSGSVNATAIPDGSGNYTFSGLPNGSYTVTPSKAGFNFSPASQNVIVNGASVTAINFTATAQTFSISGTVSAIGANATVALGGSGTASTTADASGNYSFTGLSNGTYTVTPSKSGVVFNPTSQNATVNGSNVSGLNFTAAQTFSISGNLSTTGANASVALSGSGTASTTADASGNYSFTGLLNGTYTVTPSKSGVTFNPTSQNATVNGSNVSGLNFTAAQTFGISGNLSATGANATVALSGSATGSTTADASGNYTFTGLLNGTYTVTPSKSGVIFNPTSQNATVNGSNVSGVNFTATGQTFSISGNLSATGANATVALSGSATSSTTADASGNYTFTGLTNGTYTITPSKSGVIFNPTSQNATVNGSNVSGVNFTATAQTFSISGNLSTTGANASVALTGSATASTTADASGNYTFTGLSNGTYTLTPSKSGATFSPTSQNATVNGSNVSGVNFTAVSSIAGLAIDANSSKDGTTASTTIATPAFSTVSGNELLLAFIATDYLSGANTTVSSISGGGLTWNLVKRTNVQSGDAEIWAAFAPSALTNVTVTATVSQKVVCSITVTSFTGVDTTIGTTLPNAVGATGTANARTGAPSAALVTTRNNSWVFGVGNDYDNAVARSAGTGQTVVHQFLTPTGDTYWVQMQNATTPLSGTSVSINDVAPTGDRYNLTTVEIRTP